The DNA window acacagaaagatatactatgttcatggattggataTTAAGATGTCTGTTCTCCCCAAATTAACTTAAAGATTCACATGTCATATTCCCAAAAGATTCTTTTTGTAGATGTGcacaagttgattctaaaatttatatgaaatgcataaactagaatagtcaaaacaatttagaaaaagaagaacaaagggcctctatgtggctcagttggttgagtgcctgacttcggctcagatcatgatctcacggtccgtgagttcaagccccgtgttgggctctctgctgtcagtgcagagcctgctttggattctctgtccccctatgtctctgtccctcccttgactgtgctttctgtctcaaaaataaattttataaaacagtacaaaaaagaaaataagaaaaagaagaacaaagttggaggtctTGTACTACCCAAtctacattgaaaaaaatgagcCTTGGAACACATATCTCACAccttataccaaaaaaaaaaacccaaaacaaaacaaccaccacttaaaatgaatcatatagctaaatgtaaaatataaaatgataaaacatctAGAGAAAAGAACCATGGGAGAAAATCCTCGTGACCTGAAGTTAGCCGGGGTCTCCAACCTCAGCACTGTGGACATTTGGGGTCGGATAGTTCTTTCTCACGGGGAGGGCTGGCTATCTGGCACACTGCAGAATACTTGACAGTAGTCCCTGGTACCGTCCaaatgtgacaaccaaaaatCCAGACATTGCTAAATATTTCTTGGAGGCAAAAGAGCCCTCGCTGAAAACTGCTGGGTTAGACAAAAATTTCTGAGCTACGACACCAAAACACgaccaataaaagaaaaaaaaaaaaaacccactacaCTGAACTTTGTTAACTGTGAAACTTTTCCTCTGTAAGAGGTGAAGGTAAGACGCTCCAACCCACACCAGAATCGTAACCTGGATCCAGAACAGAACTCAAAACTGGGCAAGAAGACAGCAAGTGCCCCAACCAGAAAGCCGACCCTGAAGACGCGTAGACGGCAAACAACCACAGGAAAAGACGTTCGATATCGTCACCCAGGAAGGAAATGGGAGTTAAAGCCACAGTGAGGCATCTCAAGTTAAGACAAAACAGTGCAAACAAACAAAGGAGTATGTGGTCCTAGGTGTGTGACGTGCGTGACAGGGTCTgtgggtgtctccctctgtgtgtgtgcaattgTACATGTGAGCCGTGTCTGAATGTGGGCccatgtttgtgtgcatgtgtgtctgacctgtgtgtgtgtgtgtgtgtgtgtgtgtgtgtgtgtgtgtgtgagggagggagggagggaggctctggCCACCTGGTTTTTCGGAGTGCAGGCCCTCAGAGGGGcacaggggtgagggcaggggtgcctgCAGCTGGGTGGGGATGGCGGCTGCAAAGGAGCAGTGGTGCAGAGAGAGCGAGCTGGAATCCAGCCCCAGGGGCGGCGGTGGGTGCCGGCCCTGCCCGGAACAGGTTGGACCTGAACGGGCAGCAGCCCGGGCGCCctgggcggtgggggtggggcccctgGTTCTGCGGTGTCCCCTGCCCCTGGGGCCCCACGTCCATCCTCACCGGCTCTCGGGCTGGCCTTCTGCCTGAAGCTTCTCCatcctgcagggctcagtccccgcctccaggaagccctcccagcccacccagcctccaggctctgggctgcccccTGCCTGAACTGTGACCCCTGTGTCAGCTCCCAGAGCCCACAAGGGCTCCGAAGAGGCTGTGCATCCAAGTATCTGAGAGGAGAGGGGTCCGTGAGACCCTCATTTCCCACCTCCCTTCAACGTTCCCAGAGCCAGGGGCCGAGGACCGACCAGTGGGTGGGCCCAATGGAAGAGGGAGGGTCCGCAGCTCCTCTGGGCCCGGTGCCAGCAGGGGCATCATACTGACCCCTGGGACCCTCTCAGCCCCACCGCCTAGCCGTCTGACCTCACGTGAAAGCTccggtttcttttcctttcttgtttgaAATCGGTGCGTCtcttaattttaatgacattCTGCCTCGTTCCAACAGGAGTGTGGGGCACAGGAGCAGAAGCGGGAGGCCCCTGACCCGGCGGCGGGCTGGGGGGACACGCGGCAAGAAGCCGCAGAACAGAGCAAGCCCACACCTGGCACCCGAGGGTGCACAGAgaccccctgctcacacagtgcCGCCCGGCCCCCATCCGTGGCCACGCTCCATGCAGACGCGGGGTGAAGGCCAGGCCCGGCCCGCTGTCCCCCCTCTCCAGGGCACACTGGGTGGAAAGGAGCAGGATGCAGCTAGACACAGAGTCCACGCTGTGTGTCTGGGCCGATGTGACCTTCAAGAACAAACCCAGCATCCGGTGCCAGGGTCAGAACAGGGGCGGGCGGTGAGGGCTCACCCCTCAGTGCGGGCTGGGTGAGGTTAGACGAGTGTGCACATGTGGAAAATTCGTGGACGCACACTCCAGGTTTACGCGTTTGGGAGAATCATACCCAGCTAGATGACACTGCCGCCCATCCAGTGACCCCAGACCCGCCGCCCGGCCCCCAGGCGGCCCTTCGAGGGACAGTGGGGGAGCCGGCAGTGGTCCACAGCTCCAGGCCCCATGGCTGTGCCTCCAGCCCAGCGCCCGCCTCCAGGCTGCACACCCCTCCTTCTGGTCACAGGGCCACCCGAGGACTGCGTGCTGCGCCTTGGGGAGGCAGGCGGGGCTAGGTCAGCCCCGAGGGGAGAAGAGGTCGGGTCACCTGTGCATTCCCATGGGGGGTGGGCTCATCCGACCCGTCCACCTGCTCTTTCCCCTGCCCACCACCGCAGCCTCGACGCCCCCGCTCTGCTGCAGCCGCTGCACACCCCGCCAGCCCTGTCACTCCCCGTTTCCTGGGTGAGGAGGCCCAACCCCAGCCCCCTGAGTGGCAGCGGGCGTGGGCGCAGAATCCCGCTACCTGGTTTTCTCGAAGGATTGAACACAGAGCTCATAACTCCAAGGCCTAAGGCACCAGACGCCCACTCTGCTGTGAAATCCTGCACTGGCCACTGAAGACAGCCCTGCCCTCCCAAGATCCTGCTGTGCCCCAGAGCTCCCCAGTGTTCCCCAGTGCTCCCCACAGCCCGGGAGCGAAGCAGCAGGGACCAGGGACCAGTGGGGGTTGGCCAGCTTCCTGCCTCCCAACCTCCCAACTGACCTGCTCAGCCTCCACCCcagcccatcccctctccctgtctccctgggaGGAGCTGAGAGCAGGCCCCTGTAGGCCTTGCCTGCTGAGACAAGGAAGGGGCATtcctggaaggcttcctgggggagTCGGATCTGGCTAGGTCACTTGTGTTGGTACAAAGATGGCCTGGCAGAGGGGCCGGGGGCAGTGTGGGACAGAGATTCAGGGCCCCGTCCAGATGGGAGTCAGGAACCGGAGAGCAgctcccctgctcccagcccgGCCTGCAGGCTGCAGGAACCCCGTGGCTCCTACCATGTACTCTACACCCTTCTCCTGGCCTGGCCCTAAAGGCTCAGCCCTGCTGACCCTGCTGAGGGGTcaagggagggacaaaggggGGACAGGGGACCAACCTGGCTCCCCGCCTCCTTGGGCATCCCACTCTGCCCCTGACCAGCCTTGGAAACTCCTCTGGTGTCCAGGTCTCAATCTCCAtgcctgtaaaatgggcacagcgCACCAGGACAGACTGAGGCACCGCCAGCATGGACAGTTAACAGAGTGACAACGTGGCCTGGTGAAGTCACAGGCACTGGAAAGGTAGGGCATGTGCTAAGAGCCCCAAGACACACACATCCAGCCACACGCTGTCCCTGACTCCTCGCCCACCACCACGGACGGCGGGCCCCTGGTGCATTCCAACCCAGCGCCAACGGGAAGTGCCCCTGAGCCTGCCAGCTGCCACCCCCTTCCACAGAAccccgggctctgggctggggcagAAGGACCCCAGGACCCTGCGGGAGGCTGTGGGCAGCACCCGGACCGGCTGGATGAGAAGCCTGCAGGCCTGCGGGCTGGGAAGGAACGGTCAGGGAGGGCCCTGGGGCCCCTCAGAGCCTCGCCAGGTGGGGCGGGGGACGGGGATGGGGCCGCAGGGGGAGCGCAGCACGGTTCAGGTCCCAGACCTCCCGTGCGTGCCTGCGTGTCAGAGTCCGGCTTTGTCTTCTGGAGGCCAGGCCCCTCTGCAGTCCCGCCCGCCCGCCAGCCCACAAAAGGCATTCAAATAAGAGACAAATATTTGAGCCTGGAGATACGGCCCAGCCCAGGCCTCTTTAGGTGGCCCAAGCTGCTCCCAGGCTCTCATTTGGGTACTAATTGGATTCCATTTAGAGATTTGCATGCTATCAATGCAAGCAGGGGCCAGCCCCCCAGCGGGCCTGGGGAGCCCCCAGCCTACAGGCAAATGCCAGGTGGAGGACTGGGGGGAAGGACTCAGGAGCCCTGAGAGCTGCCAGCATCTCCCCACTAGTGTCAggatggcggggggcggggggcaccgtGGGGCCTGGGACCTGGGGGGGGCAGCACCCTGGGGCCTGGGACCTGGGGGGGGTAGCACCCTGGGGCCTGGGCCGGGCTATGGGACAGGTGGGGGGTCAGGATGGTCCTGGGGGTCCCATCACCCCATTTCCCAGGCAACAGATGCACAGGCACCCTCCCTGGGGAGGCCTGGAGCCCATCCTACTGTTGTGGGTGCGCCCTGGGGTCCGCGAGACGCCTCATCCACCGGCACCAGGGGCCGGCCGGTCTGTCCTCGGGGCTCACCCTCCAGAGTGAGTGGCCGCTTGCTAAAGCAGCTACACACTACAAAAGGGGCCTGCAGGGGGGAGCTTAGCCCAAGGGACCAGGCCGGCACAGAAAAGAAGGTGTGGGCGGGGCCCTGTGCAGGCCCCTCAGGACTGGTGTTGTTGGAGAACCCTTTGCTTGTGCCTGTTCTGGGCTGAAACGCGTCCTCTCCCCACCTGTGTGGCCGCACCCTGACCTCCAGGCCTGTTTGGAACCAGGGTCCTTTAAGGAGGTAATCAGGTCATTAGGGGGACTCTGACCCTGTGTGACAGGGGTCCTTACATAAAGGGGAGTTGTGGACACAGACACGCACGGAGGGACGACCCCGTGAGGACGCAGGGGGAGGACGGCCGTCCATGcaccaggagagaggcctggggggCCCGGCCTTGCCCCCGCCTGGCCCTCGGGCTCGGCCTCCAGGACGGGGGACAGTGACTGTTGTGTGAGCCCCCCCCACGAGACTGCGGTGTCTGTCACAGTGACCCGCTGACGACCGCACTGCCCCCTCCCGGCCGCCGGGGCCCTGGGTTCCTGCCCAGCCCACCNNNNNNNNNNNNNNNNNNNNNNNNNNNNNNNNNNNNNNNNNNNNNNNNNNNNNNNNNNNNNNNNNNNNNNNNNNNNNNNNNNNNNNNNNNNNNNNNNNNNGAGGAGCCCCAGAGTCCCGACCTCTTCCTTCCATGGACGGTCCCCGCGTGGTCCTGTGGCCTTGGTTCTCAGACGCTCGGCGGAgggccctccctgctcccactctgcaTCCGCCCCCGGCGCCCTCCCCAGGGTCCCGCCCCAGGCCCCTGCAGGGAACCAGACCAGGAGGACGAGGATGATGGGAGCAGACAGCATCGTGGCCTTGCCGAGCGCCTCCCGCCCGCAGGTCAGCCCCACCCGGAGCCACGCGCCTGCGTGTCTGGACGCCCCTGCCACCACGTGCCATGGCAGCTGGGGGTAGGGACAGGGCCTCAGGTCCAGGAGCCTGCCTTTGCACCCAGCTGCGGGGCCACCTCTCCGTGTGGGGGGGAGGTGAGAGCGCTGCCCGCCCTCCCTTCCTGGTTGGGGGGAGCCACCTTGCTGCTGTTTTGGGACCCCTTTCGTGTGGCAGGGATCAGGTGCCggccctgggtggggggcaggcctgGGACCGGCTTCCAGAGCTGCAGATCCGCAGACACACAGGTGGGGCGGGTCGGTGCTCTCTGCTTGTGGTTTGAAGGTCTTCATCCTTTTACGTTTGAACGTGGGTTTGCTGGCGAAAGTCAGTGGGACAGTTGCCCTGTGGgagtccaccccacccccaggcccagggaCACAGAGGCCTCGGGGACCCCCGGCCGCTCCTTCCCCCGGAGGCCCAGGGCGCCCGTCCCTGGCCAGCCTTACTGGCTCACACATGCGGCTTGGGGTTCCAGCCTAGAAGGTAGGATCCATGAGGTCCCCCTTTGGCCTCTGGTGCATCCCGGCACAGAGAAGGCGCCCGATGAAGGTTTTGGAATGAGTGGGAGGGGATCCAGGTGGGCTGAACACGGCAAGCCTGGGTGCAGGGACCTGCATGCTGGCCCCCGGTGTGGTGGGGAGAGCCCTGAGTCAGCAGAGGCCCCGTGTGCACCGCGTAGGGGGACATGCGCAGGGCAAAGCCACAGAGTCACCCCCAGGACAGCAAGGTAGGgttccttggggcacctgctaTCACGACCAGACAGGAACGGGGTACTGACCCTGAGCAGCAAAGTGCCCCCGGAGCGCTCCCTGGGGGTGCTGGTCATCCAGACGGCACTCTCCCGCCCCTCGTGCCCCACAGCCCTGCGGGTCCAGAGTCACCTTAGTGAAGGCCTCCAGCTGCACCCCAAGTCCTAAATCACCGCCCCCCATCTTATGGGGTTCCCAGCCTGACTCCACCCTCCGGCCTCTGATCACCTTCCTTCTGGAATCAGCCTCCAGTTGGGGGGCAGGtcctgggctgggggctccccGTAGAGCCAGCTGGGCACCAGGCAAGGGGCAACCTCTGCCGCCCCACCCTCCTAGACGGGGACTATTGCAAGGCCTTAGAAATGAAGCTACCCCGGGTTTGAATCCAGTTCCCCTCGTTTTCCAGTTCCGTGACTTCAGGGGCTCAGTTGCTGGTTTCTGTCGTTGGCAGTTCCCTACGATGGGCGTTCAGCAAGGGACAGACAGGGGCACTTTGTGACTCGTGTGAGTGGCAGGCGGTGTGCCCTGGCTGAGCCCCGACGACAAGCCTTCCGTCCAGGTAACGTCCCTGCTCCGACAGTGAGTGACCGGACCGGCCTGGCGGCTGCGCGGATGTCTGCCGACAggatgcgggggtggggggctcctctGAAGTGACCCCCTCCCGCGGAGTGCCAGAAACACAGGCGCAGACACTGGAGAGACGGCACCCAGAGGGGTGCCCCCAGCAGCGCCCAGAGCTCGGGCGGCAGGGCGGCCAGCCGGCCACAGCTGGCGAGAGGCTTCAGGGGCCCACAGCCACGTCCACGTGCATCCCAGCTGTCGGAGCCCGCAGAGGCCAGCGCAGGGACCGTCATGCAATAGGGGGGGGCTTCCCAGACAGGCGCCCGTGAACAATTTCCAGGGGGACGTGGGTGGTGGGATTTGCTTCAAAGCCACGTGAGGCGTCagaggtggggcggggcgggggcgcctGCTGCGGGGGCTCCTCGGGCTTCTCGGCTGCTGTGCTCCTCACTGGCCCGCAGGCCCGTGGGCGGGATCAAGTCCCCTTCTCCGGTAGATGTTCCTGACGCTTCCCGGCACAGAGAAGGTGTCCAATAAAGGTCTTGGAACTTTTGCCCACGTCTGGGATTCTCCATGATCACAGCGATGGCGCTGATGTTACCACTCAGCCCTGGCGGGAGGGGGGTCCTCGGGGGACCCATCCTCCGGTGCTTTCCCTCCCCAACACCCACCCCGCCCACCACCTGTGTCCAAGCCTCTCCCTGGGGTCCAGGCATGTGTGGTTCGGTGAGGTCCCTGGCCAGGCAGAAGGGCTCTAGGAGGAGGGTGTGGGGACCCCACTTCTGTCCTTCGGATGAGGCCCCCATGGCCCCAAACCACAGCGGCTCACCTGACCCCGGCCCGGCCTGCGCCTCATCAGACCCACAGACCCTGTTGCCAGGGTCACCCGGAGCCACCTGCAGTCTGTCAGTGCGGCCAGCTCCACCCCACCAGGGCTCCAAGGATTCTGACGCaaccactccctgccagaggaagGGGTGCCTTCAGCACCCTGGGGGATCCCCAGCAGCCCCGCCCCACTCCTGCAATAAAAGAGAGCTTTGGGCCTAGGAGACTTCAAAGCGGCCGAGGAGCAGGTCAAAGGTAGAGCCAATTGATCTCTGCAGGCTGCCTGCTGGGGGACCCTGGGGCACCCCTCACAGCGGAGAAAAGGAGGCCAGCAAGGCCTCAGGCCCGGCCCAGCGGGGGACCCCACTCAAATCCTCCCACGACCTCTGGGCAGCTCTGCTGTCGCCCCACTTGGGTGTGTGTTGAGGGGACGTGCCCGTCCACCCAGcgggcagggagcagaggagaTCTGAACAAGGCAGCCTGGCACAGGGCGGGCTGAGCCCCTCACCCGCGATGCCCCCAGACCCTCATGCCTCTGCCGGTCTGCAGCCCCCAGACCTCAGCTTTCCAGCTGTGAGGCAGCCTTGCCTGGCAGGCTCACCTGCTGGTGGCCCCCTGCCCCCTGAGGTGCCCGTGAACTGCTCTGGCACAGCTCGACCAGCCTGGAGGCGCAGACCTCATGCCTCTGTCCACACCCTACAGAGGACGGAGGTGGAGTTCAGGAAGTAGTGACCACAGAGACCAGGCCTGCTGGGTCCCACCCATGCCCTGCCTTCCCCTGGGAAATGGGGGCCGGAGGGCACAAAGAGGGCACCCACAACACAGATACAAGGCACTGATTTATTCATAAAGTCCACCGGCCCTAAATCAGGCTGTCCAACAAGTCGGTCCCCAGCTGGGAAGGAGACCCAGCCACTCCAAGGACAGGCCTACCCGGGACCCTGCCCCTCCGCCGCCAGGGTCCAGATCTCCGCAGGGTTGGAAAATTccagtggtggggaggggctggggtagACAATCTTTATTGTGCTCAGAGTCTAAGgatttttttatacaaaaaataaagtcttcataTTGCCGGTATCCCTTGGCAGTTCAAATTAACAGTTAAAAGATGTTCTGTGTCCTTAGAAAATCCTCTGCCCTTCAAACCTCTCCGTGTTGGTGCTGTGGCCTGTCCCCTGGAGAGCCTCTGGGGGGAGGGTGGTCTGGAACTGAGGAAGCCGCCGCCAGCAAGGCAGGTTCAGGCTGGGGACTATTTCCCCACAGGCACTTGGTCAGGCCAGACTGCACGGGGGACCCTCGGAGGGCTGTCGGCGGAGTCCAGGCTCGGGCTTGGTGTGGCTTCGCCTGCGGGACAGTGGGCCCAAGGTGCGGCCTCCCACCTTTCCGTCGCAGGGATGGGCTGCTGGCCGCTGGGCGTCCAGGGCTGCGgctgctgggaggggaggggagacgcGGACGAGCATTAGTTGGGGACCAGGCCCCGGCTCTACCCCACCACCCACAAGCGAAGTCTGCAGTTTCGTTTGCTCGTTGGTTTTGGAGCTTGAGTCCGTGGGTGCCTCGGATTCGGTCTGTGCCGGgactggggcgggggcggggcgggcgcaCTGAGCCGCAGTGAGTCAGGGCTCCGCACCCGCCGACTCATTTCTGCCACCCGGCCCGGGCGCGCGATTTGCAATGCAAAGTCACCCCACCTCCCCTGCGCCCAGCTCTGCCCCGGGATCGGCGTGCGCTCCGGGCCTCACCCGCCCGAGggcccccctcccgctcccccttcgGCGCGCAGCGAGAGGAAGTTTTGCAATCCCGGACAAACACACGCCTGTCTTGCACAGGCTTGACAAAGTTTGGGGAAAATGAAGAGTGAGCGAAATCGAAGCCGTCACCCGGGCCTGGCGCTGGGCTTGGCTGGTctagggggtgggggacaggggcgGCGGGGCCGTCCCCTCCACCCCGCCTGGCTGCCCCCGCCGcgacctccctcctccccgctgcCGGAGGTCACCTCGGGGACGGGGCACTCAGTAGCCCCCTAACCAGCTGGAGAAGTCGAGCAGCTCGCGCCCCACGGGGCTCAGCGCGCCCTCGCAGCCGCTGTCGTCCAAGGAGTAGGTGGAGCTCGGCGagccgggctctgagctgcccccGCGGCCCGGGGACAACGAGGAGCAGGAAGgcgaggaggcggcggcggcgggggtcCCAGGAGGCCCGCAGGACGCGGGGGGCCGCGCGGCTGCCGGTGCCAGCAGCCCCTCGGCCAGCGCGGCGCGCACCGCATCNNNNNNNNNNNNNNNNNNNNNNNNNNNNNNNNNNNNNNNNNNNNNNNNNNNNNNNNNNNNNNNNNNNNNNNNNNNNNNNNNNNNNNNNNNNNNNNNNNNNGCCGCGCCGCTCCCGGTCTCGGTGGCGCCCGGCCGTCGCCGCCGGCTGCAGCGCAGCAGTTGTGGGGATGTGGGTCGCCGCCGAGCGGCGCAGCCGCCGGAGACACCAGGCACGGGGGTCGCGGGCCGCAGCAGTGCGCCGCTGTCCATCGCGCCTGCATCCACTCGCCGCGCGATCCTCTGAGTCCCCGCGCGCAGCAGGAGCGGCGGACAGAGGAATGGGAGTCGGTGGGAGGACCCAAGAGGGCCCCTGGCGTTGTACCGCGGAGCGATTCTCCAAGGTGCGCGTTCCAGGTCGTCTGGGGCCCAGGGACAGCAAGGCGCAAGGGGCCAAAAGGTGGCAGGCCGTGCGCGCCTAGGAGCGTGGGACGCTCGTGTCCCGCGCGTGCGGTCGGACGCTCCCCAGGTCTTCTCAGCGCGGCGCAGGCGGTTTGGTTTTAAATGTATAGATAACCCTCCtccgcgccgccgccgcctcctttCTCACGCCCTCCTTCCCTCGCCTCGCCCTCCTGCCACGCTTCACCCTCCCCCTTGCGCATACAGACCAGCAAATACTACGCCTCGAGCGCGTCCCCCACCCCGTCTCCCCCGCCAGAGTCTGCAGGCCCCCCGCGGGCCCCGAACTCCCAACAGGGGCTCAGTGCGCCCCCCAAGACGCAGTGCGCCCCCCTCCACCGCCCTCCGGGCTCTGTCAGCAAGTCTCCGGGGCGACCCCTGACACCTGAGCCGCGTCATCAGGTCCCGCGTGAAACCGTCGGGTACCCTCATCCCATCCCACGCGTAGCCCGCTATCCCCAGAGCTGTTGATGGTCCGCACGCGCAGCGCGCGCCGTGGGGAGGAGGGCGTGGCCTCGATGAAGGCGCGGCCGTCCGGGAAGCGCGCGAGACCCCCTGGGGGCAGCACGCGCGGCGCCACCACTCCCCCACCCCGCGtcccgggggggcgggggccggggtcTCAGCCAATCGCCGGCCGCCTGTCGGGCCAATCGCGGAGGGCGCAGCTCCACGCCCGCCCCCGGGAAAAAGCGCGTACACCGGGCGCGTGGCTCCCGGAGCGGCGCTACCCCTGCTGGGTGCTGCGTCCGCTCCCCGCGCCTCCGGGGCGGACCGGCTGCCTGCGGGCACACTTGCTCCCTGGCCGCCCACCTACGTATTCCTCTGCgggctgagggagagggtgaTGCGCCCTGGGGCAGGGCGGCAGTGGAGGAGTGGCGTGCTGGGGTGGGGCGTTCAGGCTCCTGGGACGCCTTCCACCGTCCCCGCATGCACACCCCTTCCTTTGCCTGTGGTTTCCATGTCCCCCCAGCCTTGCGGAGGCTGGAAGTGGAGCACTCGGATGGGCGTCAGCCTGGCCCCGCAGCGCCTTCCCTTTCACATGTCCGCCCTCCCcatgttctgcctctctgccctccccctcttatgctcctGTCCGCCTACCCTTGGTGCCGACCCGCTGTCGTGGTCCTCACTCCGTTTTCCTCAGTGCCATCCCTCTGGCTTCAGGCCCCTGACCCTGGCTGGGATCTCCCTCCGCACCCCACCAGGCACTGAGACCGGGCTGCCAGGGGAAGacggcagggcagagcctggtctCCCAAGGGACGAAGGACAAGAGAGTTTCTCCCTGGCGGATGCGGAGACAATCTAGGGACAAAGACCACGGAAGTGTGCACAATGGGCCCTCAGTGGGAGGGAGGGTTTGTTCTGCCCCACGGCAGGGGAATGCCCGCCAAGTGGCTGCGCCCTCAGGAGGCCACGGCTCTGATGGGTTTTGCGCAAGGTGACCAGGTCCCACTGGGCCAGGGCTGTTGGGACAGAGTTCTGCCTGGAGCCACTTGTCATCTggctggggagaagccctggatTCCTCCCCAGGGAGCCACTGGGGCCCTGCGGTGGCTGCTGGCTCCAGTCACTCTGCAGGACCTCCTGGCAATGGCGGTCGGCTCAGCCTTCCTGCTTGGGGGCGGGACCTGGAGGCTAGTACCTGCCTGGAGCCAGGTGGGGACCCGCCTCACTGGTCTTAGGAGGAAGCAGACTCGGGGGACTCTGGGGACTCTCCGGCCAGTGCAGCAATCCAGGGAGAAGTCAGGGCCCCAACTCTGACTCCGTGTGGCTCACCCTTCCTCCCAGCCCAGGACAGGAGTCTTGGCTCATCCTCTCTCCCGccctcccacccacctgcccttcCCTGACAGTCCGCAAACCCCAGCCAGAGACAAACGCCCTGTCAACGCTAACAGGGAGACCCCCAGAGTCCTGAAGTCGGGTTCTTGACTTGTGCTCCGCCTCAGGGGCTGGGGGACCCTCACCTACCTGTCCCCAGGCAAACAACTGCCCAGGTTCTGGTCGCTTTTCCAATGATTTCTGGGGGTGCCTCTGCTGGCTTGGCCTGCCGGCGGCTGGGTGGCCAGCTCTCCGTGTGGCCCTCACCCTGCCCTTCACAGCTGCGCTCCGACCACCGGAAGACCACCTAGGAGTGCGGGGTTTCTTTCTGACTTGGTGCAGTGGTTTCAAAATGGACTGTGGTGATGGCCGCAGCAGGCTGGGCGTGCGCTAAAAACCACCTCAAATGGGTGAGCCGTGTGGTGTGTGGATTATATTGTGATCAAGCTGTTAGGAAACTTGGAAACACAAGCACACTGCCCTGTCAGGGCTGGCTCACCCACTCCTGGGCGCTGCCCACTCGAGTCTCCATGCCCGACAGAGGGTGGAGCTCAGTAAACCCAGCCCTcttccccccagccctgggcGCCAGCCATTcgactctgtgtctctgtgaaCTTGACTGCCTAGGTCCCCGTACGTGCAGGGTCCTCTCTGCCCGCCTCACTCGGCACCACGTCCTCCAGCTCCACCCACGTCGTGGCAGGAGTCAGCGCCCTGCTTGGTGTGGACGGACCCCAGCTGTTTGTCCGTTCG is part of the Suricata suricatta isolate VVHF042 chromosome 11, meerkat_22Aug2017_6uvM2_HiC, whole genome shotgun sequence genome and encodes:
- the ASCL2 gene encoding achaete-scute homolog 2, with protein sequence MDSGALLRPATPVPGVSGGCAARRRPTSPQLLRCSRRRRPGATETGSGAAXXXXXXXXXXXXXXXXXXXXXXXXXXXXXXXXXDAVRAALAEGLLAPAAARPPASCGPPGTPAAAASSPSCSSLSPGRGGSSEPGSPSSTYSLDDSGCEGALSPVGRELLDFSSWLGGY